Genomic window (Leptospira bouyouniensis):
AGTGAGATCTGTTTTGGTTACAGGAGGACTAAAAACTACTTGGTTACTTGCATTTAAAGTTCCAGTAGAAGAGGTTTCAATTCCATAGTTCAAAAGTTTTAATTGTCCGGCAAAGATCGTCAGGTCCCCGATCATATAAAAATTGAGCCAATCCGTTATGGAGGTTGCGAATCCATAGTTCATTCCATAATTTTTTGTTTTAAACTCTACAGTTCCAGTTGAAAGAGCATAACCCTCTGTTAGGTTTTGATCACCGGTTCGTAAAAATGGAAACTTAATTTGAAAGGATTGGAACGGACCTTTGGAGGAAAGTTCTGAATAATTAAAACTCAATTCTGTTGATGTGGAATCAGTTAGATAATTGATAGGTCCCAAACCAATTTTAAAACCAACTTCGTTTGTACCAGACCGGATTCGATCATTTAAATACAAACCATTCGTACTAAAGCTTGTTCTAGTATCATTGTATTGCTCGCCCTTTGCATAAACAAAACCTACAAAAAAATCTTCTGTAAACTGGTGTGAATATTTGATACGGGGAGAAATTGTTGATGTTGGTCTCGATTCTGCACTTTCGGTAATGATCCCTGGCGGATTTAGATTATTGGTCGTGTTACCGCTGTTTACAAAACTTGAAGCAACCCTTGCTGAATTTAGAATACTGGAGACAGATTGAGGTCCCCCTTCGGATGGTGTTTGCACAAATGTACCTGCAAGTTCCAATACTGCCAATCGAGAACCAAAGAATGATTTTTTTGAAGATGGAGATTGTTGTGTAATTGTTCCTTGGTTAGTTTGGTCTACTTGTTGAGCAAACAATGGAATACAAACAAATAAAGTAAGGAAAATGTGTTTTAGTAAATAGCTTCGCATACTTGCAAAAATCCAAAAAATGGTTTTGCTATCGATTAAAAAAAATAAGCAGCGAGAGAAATGGAAAAAAAATGATAATTCTTGTGAATGAAACTTCCTTTATATTGTGATATGTCCTAATTCAAAATAAAAAGTTGTTCCAAGCTGTACTTGGCTCTCGACCCAAATTTTTCCACCGTGTTGTTCTACAAAATCTTTAATTAGGATGAGACCAAGACCTGTACCAGTTTCTTGTGCAGTGCCTGGAGTCGAATACTTTTGATCCAAACGAAACAAAGTATTCATTCGTTCCTTGGACATACCGATCCCTTCATCTTTTACATAAAATCGGTAGAAGATAGGATTTGAATGATCGATTGGATCCTGTTTTATAAATCCTATTTCAATCTTTTGGTTATGATTGCTATATTTAATAGCATTTGATAAAAGGTTACGAAAAATAGTTTCCACCATAAAAACATCAGCAACTAGTTCAAACGTTTCTGGGATCAGATTTAGCACATTGATATGTTTTTTCTGAATGGATAATGATAAGAGATCGATTGTTTTTTGAATTATATCATATAAATTGAATGCAACTGGTTTGAACTTGGTATTACCGTTTTGTGTATTTGCCCAATGGAGTAAATTTTCCATCAATGAATATATTTTTTCAGACGATTCACTGATGATTTGTAAATTGACATCTCTTTCTTCTATTGATAGGTCCGAGATTTTTTCACTTAATAGTTTTGTGAATTCCCTATGAGCTCCCAAAGGCCCTCGTAAATCATGCGCGATGATGGAAAAGAATTTATCCTTTGTCGCATTTAATTCTTCAAGTCGTAAGGCAGCTTGTTTTAATTTTTCTTCATTTGATTTTTGTTCAGTGATATCTCTTACTATTGCACAGTTATATTTTTTACCATCATATTCAACTAAGTTCACTGTCACTTCTATTGGGAAAGGAGTACCATCTTTTCTTTTGTTAATTGTTTCTATAGTGAAAGTTTTTTTTTCTAAAATATCTTTCCAATGTGTATCCCAAATCTCTTTTGTGAACAACGGATCTACTTCGAGCACAGTCATTGATAGAAGTTCTTCTTTTGAATATCCATAATTGATACATGCTGCATTATTTACAAAGACATACTTTCCATTTTCATCTATCCATAGGATAGTATCAGAAATTGAATCGATCGAAAACTGAGTAAATTGTAATAGATGGTTAATCTTTGTTTGTTGATCATCAAACAAATTTTGATTTTGTTTTAGAATATGGTTTTCCTTTTCAAGCCTCTGGATTTCTGCAATTAAGGTTTCGTATGATTCAGGCGAAGTCGGCATAAGGAATAACATATTTTCGTAATTAAAGAAAAAATTGCCAAGAATTAAGTGATTGAAGAAAGAGAAATCCATTGATTGGAATTTGACTTGACCAATACAGAATTTTCGATTTTACTAAACACCTTCTCATTATGGCTTGTTTGTTTTGTCAAAAAGGTTTCAATACTTTTTCTCGATTGGAACCCATCCATGATTTAAATCAAACTCCTGAGTTTACAATCCATGATATTGTTGGAGAATCTCGGAATCCCTACCGAGAAATTTATGAGTGTTCGGATTGCCATCATTTCTGGTGGATCCGAGTCAAAGGGACAGGTGATCCTAGGTCCACTTATCCTGAGTACTATGAACAAACCGCAGAGTTATTCGACGACCAACGTTCAGAATTGATTCAGAACCCAACCGTTGCCCAATTATTGCAACATTCGGAATCAAAATTTCCTTACACATTTTTTCCCGAAATTCTAGAAACAATCTCCAAAAGGGAACCAGAGACTCTCAAAAGAATTTTTTTAGATCGAGTTCCGAATTTACCAAGTTCAGCCAAACAATGGTTACGCAAGTGGTTTCAAAAACAATTTCCAAAGGATTACGATGAGGAGAAGGAAAGAGGTTTCCCGAGCCATGCAAGTTTAGTGATACCTTTAGCTAACAATGAATTGGTATTGGTCACTGAATGGGTTGCGATAAACCAATGTGTCGTATTATCGGAAATAGATGATTTGTATACTTTGACTGCTATAAAATTACCAGAAAATAAGGTCCTTTGGAAACAAACAGTGAATCGACCTTTTTTAGAAGGAATCTCGATTCCATATTTATTTTACCAATCCGGTTATCTTTGTTATTTCCAAGGATTTCAAAATGGTTCAGAGTATTTTTCTCAACTCAATCGACCAAACGAATTACTTGTGTTTGATCTACAAGGAAATCTATTACTCTCGATACCACTTTCCTTTCGTTGTTATGAAATTCTTTCGACAGAGGAGCGTGACGTTTCTGAAAATCGGGTTATTCAAAATTTTCAATTTTCAATTCTATCGGATACCTTATATTTACCCCATACAAATGAAGTCCATGTTTATGATTTAATTACAAAAAAAATCTTACAAAAAATTAAAACACCAAATGGTGAAATTTTTTCAGGTAAAGTTTTCCAAACAGAATCAGGTGTTATTTTGTTTCATACACTTAAAGGTGTGTTTGCTGTGAATGAAAATTGGGAAATTGTATTCCAATACCAATCAAAATATCATCCTGTCATGATTGACTCCAATTTGAATTTTTATTATTATTATTCCATTATCGAAAGTATCCAAACAGGTGAACAAAAACGATTTTACCAAGAGAAGGATTCCGATATAAAATTGTTATTTGAATTGGCATCACCTCCAGTAATGTTCCCTGAAGGAATTTTGATTCCTTTTGTTTGGGATAAATCGTTTCTCTTAAACCAGAACTTAGAGTTGATCAAGGAATTAGATATCACTTCATCAGACACACTTGGTCCACATTCATTCGGAACAAACAAAGTTCCAATCCTTGTGTCCGATGAGAACATTACCATTACCAATGATTTTGATTCCATCGCGATGATCGATTTTTTAGGAAATCAATTATGTATTCTGCCGATCCAATCGGAGGTTCTTAATGTTTTTAGTTTTGATGGAAAACACACTGTCGTGATCCTAACTTGTTTTGATGAATATAGTGAAGAGAACCAAGTGGAATTCATTTTTTTGGATCATAAAGGGAAAATCTTGCTTAAAAAAATCTTACCTGGTCCAGAAGGATTGAGTGTGAGTTTTGATGGGATTCTTATATTTGCTCAAAAAAACCAGATTTATTCCTTAGATTTGTTTGTCGAAAGTGATCTATATCTAAAAAATTTATGAAAAATTGTAAATTCATATTCATTCTATGTTTGGTAACATTGTTTAGGATCGAATTATACTCAGAAAGTACAATCGTCAATCTCAATCAATTAAATGATAAACCAATCCAATTAGTACCTTCTATATATGTTTTGGAAGATCCAACAAATGCATTGGATTATTTGAGTATCAAATCGAATGAAAAAAATCTGCGATTTCAAAAGGTAACGAATGCCAAAGAAGCCTTTAATTTTTCTTATTCAAAATCAACTTATTGGCTTAAAGTAAATTTTACTAATCCTAACGAACTTCCGATGGATACGGCACTTGTAATCTCTTACCCGAGATTAAAAACATTGGATTTGTTTTTAGAAACTCATGATCAAGTAAAAAATATTCCTTCAGGATATTCAATTCCTTCCAACAATCGCCCATACCAATCTCGATTTTTTGTATTCCCTATCCAATTTTCTGCGAAATCGTATGCTACTGTCTATTTAAAAGTAAACTCCCCAAATGCAATTAATCTACCGATTCAAATTTGGAAACAAAAATTCTATGATCGGCATGAAATCGACGATCATGTGATACAAGCTCTTTATTTTGGAATCACATTAGCAATGATAACCTTTAATTTGTTTTTGTATTTTATACTTAGGGATATTAGTTATTTTTTATATGTCTTAGTTGTTTTAAGTTCTGCACTTGCTATTGCAACTCACAATGGAATAGCATCGGAATACCTTTGGAATTACTCTCCATGGTTGGATCAATATTCTATAAATATATTCATCTCTGTAGTATTGATTTTGTTTTTGATCTTTATGCGAAATCTCTTACAGACTAAAAATGTTCTTCCAAAATTAGATCCTTGGAATTGGTTTTTTATCGTAGTACAAATCATACTACCCATTGCTTATATTTTTTCTTTTGATACTTTTATCAAGTGGTTAGTATTAAGCCATACGGTTACTTCGCTTTGGATTTTATTACTTGGGGTCCTTTGTTCACTCAAAAAACAAAGGATTGCTTATTTTTTTCTTCTCGCCTTTTCTTTTTTATTTTTAGCCTTAATTATATCTACTTTGAGAGCACTTGGTTATATTCCAACAAATGTATTTACAATTGAAGGGCCACAATATGGTTCAGCTGCTGAGATGGTATTACTTGCATTTGCCCTTGCTGATCGATACAATAAGATTATCAAAGAGAAAGAAATTGCTGAAAACAAAGTGAAAATTAATTTAGAGAAATCTAATTTTGAATTAGAGGAAAAAGTTAAAGAAAGAACATTTAAACTAAACCAAACATTAAGTGTTCTACGAAGAGACTTGGATGTCGCAAAAAAAATCCAAGAAAATTCTATCTCCATCGATCCTAATTTAAGAAAAAATTTATATTTCGATTATCGATACTTACCCGTCTCTGAAGTTGGTGGAGATTTTTTTGATATCACACATTTAAAAGATTCAAGTTACAGAATTCTTGTCGCTGATGCAACTGGACACGGAGTTCATGCTGCAATGAT
Coding sequences:
- a CDS encoding PAS domain-containing sensor histidine kinase — protein: MPTSPESYETLIAEIQRLEKENHILKQNQNLFDDQQTKINHLLQFTQFSIDSISDTILWIDENGKYVFVNNAACINYGYSKEELLSMTVLEVDPLFTKEIWDTHWKDILEKKTFTIETINKRKDGTPFPIEVTVNLVEYDGKKYNCAIVRDITEQKSNEEKLKQAALRLEELNATKDKFFSIIAHDLRGPLGAHREFTKLLSEKISDLSIEERDVNLQIISESSEKIYSLMENLLHWANTQNGNTKFKPVAFNLYDIIQKTIDLLSLSIQKKHINVLNLIPETFELVADVFMVETIFRNLLSNAIKYSNHNQKIEIGFIKQDPIDHSNPIFYRFYVKDEGIGMSKERMNTLFRLDQKYSTPGTAQETGTGLGLILIKDFVEQHGGKIWVESQVQLGTTFYFELGHITI
- a CDS encoding 7TM diverse intracellular signaling domain-containing protein, encoding MKNCKFIFILCLVTLFRIELYSESTIVNLNQLNDKPIQLVPSIYVLEDPTNALDYLSIKSNEKNLRFQKVTNAKEAFNFSYSKSTYWLKVNFTNPNELPMDTALVISYPRLKTLDLFLETHDQVKNIPSGYSIPSNNRPYQSRFFVFPIQFSAKSYATVYLKVNSPNAINLPIQIWKQKFYDRHEIDDHVIQALYFGITLAMITFNLFLYFILRDISYFLYVLVVLSSALAIATHNGIASEYLWNYSPWLDQYSINIFISVVLILFLIFMRNLLQTKNVLPKLDPWNWFFIVVQIILPIAYIFSFDTFIKWLVLSHTVTSLWILLLGVLCSLKKQRIAYFFLLAFSFLFLALIISTLRALGYIPTNVFTIEGPQYGSAAEMVLLAFALADRYNKIIKEKEIAENKVKINLEKSNFELEEKVKERTFKLNQTLSVLRRDLDVAKKIQENSISIDPNLRKNLYFDYRYLPVSEVGGDFFDITHLKDSSYRILVADATGHGVHAAMITMAIKGLYDPIKEFELPPNKVIEIFNEEFMDNFVSLNSLLTAIIIDIHFENHTIEFASAGHPAAVLIQKERTTLLPKTGRMIGLKKQTQYENKRLNFGTGDRLFVFTDGVYEVVNQKEEEFGEEQLHHHLLETRELPLFDVLDRLLKTLQNFQKTEERQDDLTILGFDL